The DNA region TTGTAAATCTCTTCATATATGGCTTCTGTcataatatttattaattttatattttGCATTTTGATTTATTCATTTCATTCACAAGGGTTGAGAAAAAGATTGAATAAAGTACTGTAGTTTTTATTCTCCTGTGACTAGATATCATTGTTGATGATTTGTCGACATGGGTGGAGTAGAGATAGTTGATATGGGTGGAGTAGAGGGCTAGATTCTTGTGGCAGAGTGGGGATGAAAAGGTGGTGTAGAGGGACTTGACAGGATTGCATAGAAAGGGCCCACATGTGGTGTTGATAGGGCGGATTAGTGGGTCGACACTGGTGACACAGATGGAGTCGACACTGGTGGCACAGATGGAGTCGACACTGGTGGCACAGATGGAGTCGACACTGGTGGCACAGATGGGGTCGACACTGGTGGCATAAAAGGTGGGGTTGACACTGGTGACACAGATGGAGTCGACACTGGTGGCACAGATGGGGTCGACACTGGTGACACAGATGGAGTCGACACTGGGGGGCATAAAGGGGGGTCGACATCGGGCATATAACCTACACTTACAAAAATAGAGAACACTTATCACAGTTCACTTTAACTGTATATCTGACAGATTATATATCCTGACCATGCAGGCTGCCAGCCTCAACAACTGCAATTGGCCAAACAATATTCAGCAAGATGCTGATCATCCTAACATAGAAGATATAGGGTGATATGGCATGCTCATTACAGTCAGTCACAAATTTCACAATGCAGATCATCACAAATTATCAATATCAGATGTCATAACTTCAACACTACAAGGCTGAACCAAACTTAAGTCATTACAGGTCATCATACATTTCTCGTCACAGGGCATTACAGGCCGGTACAGAACCCATCTCCCATGGAGTGGCTATATCTATCTCTGCCACTTTAGGGAGGGTGAAATGGGTGTCGTGGATGGGTGACAGAAGAGTGATGAAGGAGTCATGATCTATGTACAGGGAGATATGAAGTGAAGGGGGTGCTAAGAGGTAGAGGAATGCTCATTCCAACGTGCGTGGAGAGAACAGTGAGGTCTTTCAAAGTGAGGTAATGGTATCTGGAGGTCGAGGTAGCGTGGAGGTCCTCGGCGTGTGGTGGAGATGGGTAGAAGAGGCTGCCTGACGAACTGTAGGTGATGGTGGAAGTGGAGGAGCGACGGATGGAGTCTCCTGCGAAGGAGAAGATGTATCGTCTACGTCGAGGGGGGAGTACCCATAGCAGGTGACTCCCATACTGCTACCCACCAGCTTGCTGAGCAGCCCTGCACGACCACCCACCTTGACCTCACTCTCACCTGTCTGCActactctctcctcctcctcagcagagGTGTAGTCAACTACTACAGCAGAGTCTGGTGTTACATCCAGTTGCTGGCTGTCCTCGGGAGTGGCTGGTCTCGTCGGCATGCAGTGAGTAGGGGTGGGATGAATGTTTCTGGGATTGAGGTGAGATCTATGAGCAGGTGTAAGGGGAAGGGTAAGCAGGTGATGGTTTTGGCGACGTGAGGGTTGGTAGGGGTAGGGAAGGGACCCCAAGCTGACAGCATCGTTGGAGGAAGAAACATCAGTGAGGTAGTCAACATGAATCTCCGAGAGTGAGGAGCAGGTGCTGGGCTCCATGGCGTCGGAGGGCTGAGAAGTGTGTGCTGCGTCCTGAGGAACCAGCCGTCCATGGTGCACGCCAGCATCCTGCTGCACCTGCCGCCCACGATGTATGCCTGGaatctgctgctgctgcagcttgagGTAGTGAGGAGGGGAGACATGGTGCGGTGTAGAGTAAAGGTTGCTGCTGCCAGAAATGCTGTCAGAGCGGTGGTGGTAGTAGGAAGCTACCTCATAGTCATCAAACGTATGCACATTGTACTTATTGGACGAGACACCGGGCATTGTCAGGTGCTGGCTGGTTGGGTGTGGCACTTGGTGTGTGTACTGCAGTCCTTGGCATGCTCGGCGCCCGCTGGTAGTGTGGGCCCTGATTGGCTTCCTAATAGGGGACCTCTCTGGGGaggaaagggaaggtgctggaccaCAGTAGTATCTGGTGGGTGGAAGTGTCTGGCTGGAGAAGGTGTGGGGAGTCTTCACTGACGGTGTTGTTAACAATGAACCATTGCGGAGGTTTAGTGATGACCGCTTAAAGACATCATCCATGGCTTGTTGGGGATCCACCTGAGTGCGGAATCTAACAAAGCCACTGTCATTAACCAGCATGGACGCTGGCCTGAAGTCTGTGGCAGACTGTGTCCGTTCACGGTTCCATAGGAGCTGGAAGTCTGAGGTGATGGAGGGGGCATCATTGGGCTTATCAGGCTGATCTGGGCTCGTCCAGTCCAGGGGTGTAGGCTTGAGGGGATGGTTGATTGGATGGTGAACAGGTCGTTGAGTGAAGCCACCAACAATATGCTTCTTTTCAGAGGTAGCTGGGAAGACGTTAGCACTCCGGCCACTCTTTGCCTCCCTCCCACAGCTAGTAAGCAAAGAGAAGATGTCAGCATCGCAGCGGGTGGTGGAGGGCCGGCCCTGGGACACCAGCCCCGCCGATACCACAATCCCAATGCCCACTACCAGTTCCAAGCCCCGTGCTAAGCTCACACGTGCCCACCATGCCCAAACATGGGCAGCAGGCACCAAAGGAGCTACCAGCACATATAAATGTAGTGTAGCAAGTATTATTTGGGCCACATTTGCCACCACGGCAACTCGAGTGCCCCGCTGGAGGCCAGAGTGGCGGCTGGAGCCACCACCCCAGCGAGTAACCCTAGCCAAGAGCTGACCCCTCTGTCCACCACAAGACTTCTCCACCCGCCACACAGACCAcatgccacccacacccaccccggCACCCCAGGTTGCAGTCACTGCTCGTGCCACTACCCGCAATGGGAGGGCATACTGTACCATCAGGTTGGCAGCTGTGTGGGCACTGATGGAGACAGCCAGATGAAGTGCTGTCATAAGGGTGAGCA from Procambarus clarkii isolate CNS0578487 chromosome 31, FALCON_Pclarkii_2.0, whole genome shotgun sequence includes:
- the LOC123750617 gene encoding uncharacterized protein, whose protein sequence is MCTMTPHLRAHTWTVLVMVVWWWMLPVVAGQLGLVAPGMLPPVGGPRASWWWAGGGASRSLITQLGERPPSPRRSPSTRESEIAAIFRGVAYGAPTHAPNTTITPTSTTVVSTTSSPVITTFPWSKHKISEERSDAPDGIVKLVWLEQSTATPGEGAADSEVSYIIHEESNVSESGAAPSPSPQVETRNTPPPSQAQETHSPPPQGGSSSSHPMGRLGENEAGWWGDMSGVRWKLGAAWWVHVYVSAGLLALLAAAAVCCMARSASTTLLPRPHYLATHALVFLAATLRSLHLFHDPYGVEHRLPQVVAAAVEEASWPCLTAALAVLAVVLAKAARRSPPSRPHATLVLTLMTALHLAVSISAHTAANLMVQYALPLRVVARAVTATWGAGVGVGGMWSVWRVEKSCGGQRGQLLARVTRWGGGSSRHSGLQRGTRVAVVANVAQIILATLHLYVLVAPLVPAAHVWAWWARVSLARGLELVVGIGIVVSAGLVSQGRPSTTRCDADIFSLLTSCGREAKSGRSANVFPATSEKKHIVGGFTQRPVHHPINHPLKPTPLDWTSPDQPDKPNDAPSITSDFQLLWNRERTQSATDFRPASMLVNDSGFVRFRTQVDPQQAMDDVFKRSSLNLRNGSLLTTPSVKTPHTFSSQTLPPTRYYCGPAPSLSSPERSPIRKPIRAHTTSGRRACQGLQYTHQVPHPTSQHLTMPGVSSNKYNVHTFDDYEVASYYHHRSDSISGSSNLYSTPHHVSPPHYLKLQQQQIPGIHRGRQVQQDAGVHHGRLVPQDAAHTSQPSDAMEPSTCSSLSEIHVDYLTDVSSSNDAVSLGSLPYPYQPSRRQNHHLLTLPLTPAHRSHLNPRNIHPTPTHCMPTRPATPEDSQQLDVTPDSAVVVDYTSAEEEERVVQTGESEVKVGGRAGLLSKLVGSSMGVTCYGYSPLDVDDTSSPSQETPSVAPPLPPSPTVRQAASSTHLHHTPRTSTLPRPPDTITSL